Genomic segment of Acidobacteriota bacterium:
CGCTTTCCGCCCTTCGCTCTCCGGAATGCGGAAAGCAGAAAGCGGAGAGCGCGGTTGTTACTGCACGATCTCGACCAAGTGCGGGATCTTGTTGACCATGCCGCGGATCGAGGGCGTGTCTTCGCGCTCGACGATCTGGTTCAGCCGCGTGAAGCCCAGGCCCTTGACGACCTTCTTATGCTTCACCGGGGCCTGGATGGCGGAACGCACCCACTTGATGCGGATGGTGCCGGTCGGCGCCTTCGCCGATCTCTTCTTCGTTTCGACGTGCTTGGTCTCGACCATGGTTAAAGCTCCTCGACCTGTTTGCCGCGCAGCGCAGCAACGGCCTTCTTGTCGCGCAGTTTCTTGAGCGCATCGAAGGTGGCCTTGATCACGTTGTGCGGGTTGGCGGTCCCGATGGACTTGGTGAGCACGTTCTGCACGCCCGCGGAGGTCATGACCGCGCGTACCGCGCCGCCGGCGATCACGCCCGTGCCTTCAGGCGCAGGCTTGAGCAGCACCATGCCGGCGCCAAACCGTCCCAGCGAGGCGTGCGGGATGGTGGTGGAGCTCAGGTGCACGCGCACCAGGTTCTTCTTCGCCGCCTCGATCCCCTTGCGGATAGCCTGCGGCACTTCTTTCGCTTTGCCGGAACCGTAGCCGACCACGCCGGCGGAGGGGTCGCCGACGACGACCAGCGCGGCGAACGACAGGTTCTTGCCGCCCTTCACCACTTTGGTCACGCGATTGATGGCCACGACCTGATCTTTCAGGTTGAACTGGCCGGCGTCGAGTCTCTTCGTCACTATTGGCATTTAGTCTTCTCTTCTAGGGCTCCGCAGCGAAGCTGCTCTGCCCTCGCCCTAGGCTCGCGCGATATCGGCGCTCGCTCGGGCTCACCCTTTTCCTTAGATCCTTTTAAAACTTCAGTCCTGCTTCACGGGCCGCGTCGGCCAGGGCCTTGACGCGTCCGTGGTAGATGTAGCCGCCGCGATCGAAGACCACGTTGTTCACGCCCTTCGCCTGGGCGCGGTCGGCGATGAGCTTGCCGATGGCTTTGGCGCTGGCCACGTTGCCGCCGGCTTTCTTGCTGCCCTTCGACTTCGCGCCCTTGGTTTCCGCTTTCTCGTTGGTGGAGGCAGAGACGATGGTCTTGCCCGACAGGTCGTCGATGAGCTGCACGTAGATGTGGTTCAGCGAGCGATAGACGTTCAGCCGCGGCCGCTCGGCGGTGCCCGCCATCTTCTCGCGGATGCGCACATGCACGCGCTTGCGGATCACGTTCTTTTCTCTTTGCGGGATCATTGTCAGTTTCTCGTTTCCAGTTTCTCGTTTCCAGTTTCTCGTTTCCCGTTCTCCCTTTCCGGAAACCGGAAACAGGAGACCGGGAACTGTTTTTACTTCGCGCCCGTCTTGCCGACCTTCTTCTTCAATCTCTCGCCGGCGTAGCGCACACCCTTGTTCTTGTACGGGTCAGGCGGACGCAGGCTGCGCATCTCGGCGGCGACCTGGCCGACCTTCTGGCGATCGATGCCGGTGATGCTCAGCTTGGTCTGCTTCGGATCGACAGCGACGTCGATGCCGGAAGGCAGCGGGTACTCGATGGGGTGCGAATATCCCAGCGAGAATACGACCGTGCCCTTGCCCTTCAATTCGGCGCGATAGCCGATGCCGACGATCTCGAGCTCACGCGTCCAGCCTTTGGTCACGCCTTCCACGGCGTTGTTGACGAGCGCGCGCGCAAGTCCGTGCAGCGCGGCTTCGTCATCGCTGGGGCGGATGGCAAGCAGCTGCCCGTCTTTCTGCTCCATCGTGATGCCGGGAGGCAGCGGCTGCTCGAGCTTGCCCTTCGGGCCCTGGATCTTCACCAGGTTGCCGACGATCTCGACCTTCACGCCCTGCGGCACCGGGATGGGTTTCTTTCCGATTCGAGACATTGTTCTCAGTTTCCTTTCGAGTCTGCACTCAGGCCGCGTTCAGCCGGCCGGCTTCCTCGTTATTCTTAGGGCTCCGCAACGCTTCGCTGCTTTGCCCTCGCGCTTTGCTCGCCCGCCGCGGCGGACTCGCTCCGCGCTCACCTATCGTTACTTAGTAGATCTCGCACAGCACTTCGCCGCCCACACCTTCACGGCGCGCCTGGCGGCCGGTCATCACGCCCTTCGGGGTGGTGAGGATGTTGATCCCCAACCCGCCGAGGACGCGCGGGATCTCGTTGCGGCCGACGTAGACGCGGCAGCCGGGACGCGAGATGCGCGCCAACTGCGACATCGTCGGCTCGTTGTTCGCGCCATACTTCAGGTAGACGCGGATGAGCTTGCGCCCTTCCTCTTCCGTCCCCTTGAAGTTCGCGATGTAACCCTCTTCCTTGAGGATGCGGGCGATCTCGAGCTTCAGCTTCGAAGCGGGAACGTCAACCTTCTGCTGCTTGGCCAGGATCGCGTTACGTACGCGAGCCAGAAAATCTGCGACCGGATCGGTCAGACTCATCGTTTCTCCTTACTCCTTACGCTGCCCGTTCGCTCGGTGCAT
This window contains:
- the rpmD gene encoding 50S ribosomal protein L30; translated protein: MVETKHVETKKRSAKAPTGTIRIKWVRSAIQAPVKHKKVVKGLGFTRLNQIVEREDTPSIRGMVNKIPHLVEIVQ
- the rpsE gene encoding 30S ribosomal protein S5, which translates into the protein MTKRLDAGQFNLKDQVVAINRVTKVVKGGKNLSFAALVVVGDPSAGVVGYGSGKAKEVPQAIRKGIEAAKKNLVRVHLSSTTIPHASLGRFGAGMVLLKPAPEGTGVIAGGAVRAVMTSAGVQNVLTKSIGTANPHNVIKATFDALKKLRDKKAVAALRGKQVEEL
- the rplR gene encoding 50S ribosomal protein L18 — protein: MIPQREKNVIRKRVHVRIREKMAGTAERPRLNVYRSLNHIYVQLIDDLSGKTIVSASTNEKAETKGAKSKGSKKAGGNVASAKAIGKLIADRAQAKGVNNVVFDRGGYIYHGRVKALADAAREAGLKF
- the rplF gene encoding 50S ribosomal protein L6, which translates into the protein MSRIGKKPIPVPQGVKVEIVGNLVKIQGPKGKLEQPLPPGITMEQKDGQLLAIRPSDDEAALHGLARALVNNAVEGVTKGWTRELEIVGIGYRAELKGKGTVVFSLGYSHPIEYPLPSGIDVAVDPKQTKLSITGIDRQKVGQVAAEMRSLRPPDPYKNKGVRYAGERLKKKVGKTGAK
- the rpsH gene encoding 30S ribosomal protein S8, translated to MSLTDPVADFLARVRNAILAKQQKVDVPASKLKLEIARILKEEGYIANFKGTEEEGRKLIRVYLKYGANNEPTMSQLARISRPGCRVYVGRNEIPRVLGGLGINILTTPKGVMTGRQARREGVGGEVLCEIY